A single genomic interval of Dromiciops gliroides isolate mDroGli1 chromosome 1, mDroGli1.pri, whole genome shotgun sequence harbors:
- the ORAI1 gene encoding calcium release-activated calcium channel protein 1: MHPEPAPPPPSSSSPELPLASGGRGSSPPTSGSRRSRRRSGDAAEPPGASPPPPPPPLPGAAAVSYPEWVGHSYQEVMSLNEHSMQALSWRKLYLSRAKLKASSRTSALLSGFAMVAMVEVQLDASHDYPPGLLIAFSACTTVLVAVHLFALMISTCILPNIEAVSNVHNLNSVKESPHERMHRHIELAWAFSTVIGTLLFLAEVVLLCWVKFLPLKRQPEQPPPSKSPSSAQASSNASFTPGQEAAIASTTIMVPFGLVFIVFAVHFYRSLVSHKTDRQFQELNELAEFARLQDQLDHRGDHPLTPGSHFA; the protein is encoded by the exons ATGCATCCGGAgcccgccccgcccccgcccagcagcagcagccccgAGCTTCCCCTCGCCAGCGGCGGCCGCGGCAGCTCCCCCCCGACCAGCGGCAGCCGCCGGAGCCGCCGCCGCAGCGGGGACGCCGCCGAGCCGCCCGGGGcctccccgccgccgccgccgccgccgctgcccgGGGCTGCCGCCGTCTCGTACCCGGAGTGGGTGGGCCACAGCTACCAGGAGGTGATGAGCCTCAACGAGCACTCCATGCAGGCGCTGTCCTGGCGCAAGCTCTACCTGAGCCGGGCCAAGCTCAAAGCCTCCAGCCGGACGTCGGCGCTGCTCTCGGGCTTCGCCATG GTGGCCATGGTGGAGGTGCAGCTGGATGCCAGCCACGACTACCCGCCAGGGCTGCTCATCGCCTTCAGCGCCTGTACCACAGTGCTGGTGGCTGTGCACCTGTTTGCGCTGATGATTAGCACCTGCATCCTGCCCAACATCGAGGCAGTCAGCAACGTGCATAACCTCAACTCGGTCAAAGAGTCGCCCCACGAGCGCATGCACCGCCACATCGAGCTGGCCTGGGCCTTCTCCACGGTCATCGGCACCCTGCTCTTCCTGGCCGAGGTGGTCCTGCTCTGCTGGGTCAAGTTCCTGCCCCTCAAGAGGCAACCCGAGCAGCCTCCGCCCAGCAAGTCCCCTTCCTCGGCCCAGGCGTCCTCCAACGCCAGCTTCACCCCCGGCCAGGAGGCCGCCATCGCCTCCACCACCATCATGGTCCCCTTTGGCCTGGTCTTCATCGTCTTTGCCGTCCACTTTTACCGTTCACTGGTCAGCCACAAGACCGACAGGCAGTTCCAGGAGCTGAATGAGCTGGCCGAGTTTGCCCGGCTGCAGGACCAGCTGGACCACAGAGGGGATCACCCCCTGACCCCCGGCAGCCATTTTGCATAA